DNA from Streptomyces rishiriensis:
CACGTCCGGCCTGCCGACCGTGAGGAACTCCTCCAGGCTGGTGGTGACCAGGATGCCGTCGGCCGCCGCACCGAGGACCGAGCGCGCGCTGTCGGCGTCGGTGTCGCAGGCGGCGACGAGGGTGTAGTCCTCGTGGTCGGTGACGACGGGCAGGTGATAGCGCTGGAAGACGCGCCCACAGCCGACCACTCCGTAGCGCAGGGTCATCGGGCCACTCCCGCCGCGACGAGGGCCTCGGCGCCGCAGACGCGCTCCACCCGCTCGCCGAATTCCTTGAAGGACTCACCGAGGTGCTCGGCGTCGTAGTCGGCCACCAGGTCCCGCAGATCGGCGGTGAGCCGGCCGGCGAGGTCGGGCGGGTCGGTCTCGGCGAGGACGAGTCCATGGTTCATGAAGGCGAGGAACAGCTCCGGCAGCCCGTTGCGCCAGGCCCGCAGCCGACTGAGGAAGGCGCGCGGATTGTGCTCCGTCCCTCGTAGCCGGCGGGCGCCCAGGGCGATCTTCTGGGCGATGAACGGCAGGACGTTCTCCTTGCGGTCGCTGATCTCCTCGCCGACCTCGCTCCACGCGCTCCACAGGGCCTCGACGCGGGGGTCCGGCACGCGGTAGTCACGGCGAGCGGTGCGCAGGATCTCGTAGGCGTCGCCCTCCAGACCCTCGATGTCGGCCAGCGGCAGCGGCTCCTCGATCTTGTCGTACATCTCGGTGCCGCGCAGCGCGATGGCGCGGTTGATCAGGAAGAACGGGTTGTCCGCCTCGTGGATCCGAGCGGCCACGATGAACTCGAGGTTCTCCCAGAGTTCGTCGATGGTGGTCTTCGGCTCGATCATGATCCAGCCCGGGTCGAGGCCGAGGCCCTTGCGCTTGAACATGCGGGCCGCGTCCAGGTTGTAGGCCACCGTGGTGCCCTTCTTGAACCGCCGCAGCATGCCGGGCGACCCGGACTCGATGCCCAGCAGCGCGGACGAGAGTCCCGCCCGGTGCAGCAGGTCGAGAGCCTCGTGGTCGATCAGCCCGGAGTCGACCCGGAACTCACAGTGGAACTGAAACTTCAGACCACGGCTGAGGACGGTCTCGGCGAACTCGACGGCGTGCGCGAAGCCGTCGCCGAACGCCCCACCGAAGTTGTCGTCGTTGAACCAGATGAAACGGGTCCCGAACTCCCTTTGCAGGTAGTCGATCTCGTCGACGACGTCACCGGGCGGTCGCATCCGCCAGAAGCCGTCCACCACTCCGGGCTGGCGGGGCGCATAGCAGAAAGTGCACTTGGCGTGGCAGCCCCGGCTGGTGAACGTGGAGGCCACGGGCGTCGCGATGCCCGCCGCCTTGTGGTACTGCAGCACGTCACGGGCCGGCCAGACGAGGTTTGCGAGGTCCGGCAGCACGGGCATACCGCTGCTGCGCACCCGGTCGCCGTCGCGGTAGAACAGCCCGGGCGTCTCCCGCCAGTCGGTCCCGGCGGTCAGCCGGTCCATGATCCCCACGACCGTCAGCTCGCCCTCGCCGAAGGTGACGCAGTCGGCCTCGGGTACCCGCTCGGCGATGAGTTTCGCGTTGTAGGTGCAGAACGCGCCGCCGATGGCGATGAAGACGTCCGGGTCGGCGATCCGCGCACACCGGATCAGCCGGATGGCATCGATGATGTGCAGGTCGTACATGATGCTGATACCGATGAAACGGGGGCGCTCACGGCGGATGAGCTCGATGATGGCCTCATCGCTGGGCGTACGGCCGTGCAGATTCAGGGATGTGACGGAGTGTCCGGCATTGCGCAGATATCCTGTGATGCAGGCGAGGCCCAGATTCTCCCGGACCTTCTCGTAGAAAATCCGCAGCGCCGGGTCGAGTTGGACATACTCCTCGTCGGTGACGGTCACGTTCTGATTGTTCAGGCTGAGTGCCCCCGTGGCTATCTCACGCGGGGTCAACAGCACGACGTCCGACATCTGACCCTAACCCTTCCCCGTGGTCCGTAAAAGAAGTCGATGCAGAATAAACGGAGTTACCGCCACGCCCGGATCATCGCCGACGTGTCGTGCCGTACGAGTGTCACTTCGGTTGTTCCCGTCACCGAGACTGACGCGGGGTGCGTCGTGCCAACCACCGTATCCGCCATGCGCACTTCTTGGCAGGCATCCATCTTTTCCGGCCACCTCAACACGGCCGGTGGGAGCTTGGGATCCGACACCTCCAGTCGGCGCAGCGGAACACGCAAGCCGACGCCGATCGCCTTCAGGACGGACTCCTTGCGCGTCCAGTAGCGCAGAAAGGCCGCCGGCCGTTCGGCGGGCGGGCGGGCTTGCAGAGCGGCCAGCTCCGTGTCGGCGAGGACACGGGGGGCCACCTTCTCCACATCGGCGCCGACGCCGTCCTCGACGTCGAGCCCGACGTCCGCGC
Protein-coding regions in this window:
- a CDS encoding B12-binding domain-containing radical SAM protein is translated as MTVTDEEYVQLDPALRIFYEKVRENLGLACITGYLRNAGHSVTSLNLHGRTPSDEAIIELIRRERPRFIGISIMYDLHIIDAIRLIRCARIADPDVFIAIGGAFCTYNAKLIAERVPEADCVTFGEGELTVVGIMDRLTAGTDWRETPGLFYRDGDRVRSSGMPVLPDLANLVWPARDVLQYHKAAGIATPVASTFTSRGCHAKCTFCYAPRQPGVVDGFWRMRPPGDVVDEIDYLQREFGTRFIWFNDDNFGGAFGDGFAHAVEFAETVLSRGLKFQFHCEFRVDSGLIDHEALDLLHRAGLSSALLGIESGSPGMLRRFKKGTTVAYNLDAARMFKRKGLGLDPGWIMIEPKTTIDELWENLEFIVAARIHEADNPFFLINRAIALRGTEMYDKIEEPLPLADIEGLEGDAYEILRTARRDYRVPDPRVEALWSAWSEVGEEISDRKENVLPFIAQKIALGARRLRGTEHNPRAFLSRLRAWRNGLPELFLAFMNHGLVLAETDPPDLAGRLTADLRDLVADYDAEHLGESFKEFGERVERVCGAEALVAAGVAR
- a CDS encoding 4'-phosphopantetheinyl transferase family protein translates to MTAADRPPRPVQVWWARLADTHPELVGLLDPVELGRYEATADPDNRRRFLAGCAVSRLVLGELLGVRPADVPLRRVCPRCGGPHGKVTLDVPTGSAHADVRFSVSHSGDVIGLAVCRGADVGLDVEDGVGADVEKVAPRVLADTELAALQARPPAERPAAFLRYWTRKESVLKAIGVGLRVPLRRLEVSDPKLPPAVLRWPEKMDACQEVRMADTVVGTTHPASVSVTGTTEVTLVRHDTSAMIRAWR